In a genomic window of Anas acuta chromosome 9, bAnaAcu1.1, whole genome shotgun sequence:
- the GPR55 gene encoding G-protein coupled receptor 55: MTNDSMKCDFEVIDKLADTIQYGISIPTFILGLPLNVLALSIFCRFWSRQTKTSVYMINLALADILLLLSLPLKLYYSTEVAPGLLCAFIQSLYFVNTYGSIFIIVCITVDRYICIRYPFEGRANQSPKWAILVCCFIWAVTWFCSSPMYMFQEKDKLLCFHNMSKQAWNIPYIVSVEVFGFLIPLSVIVFCSAQNIWILLNHKNGAKKKAEDRSSLLVIIINLVVFLVCFTPVHLAICLQCLVRQHVIVDCNLKQKISLFIQVSMMVANLNCCLDTIFYYFAIREFREKARLKKIIELCPVFKPCAT; this comes from the coding sequence ATGACCAACGACAGCATGAAATGTGACTTTGAAGTCATCGACAAGTTAGCAGACACCATCCAGTATGGTATCTCCATCCCCACCTTCATTCTTGGCTTGCCTCTCAACGTCCTGGCCCTCTCCATATTCTGCCGCTTTTGGAGCAGACAGACCAAAACCTCAGTCTACATGATCAATCTCGCACTTGCAGATatcctgctgcttctctcactCCCGCTTAAGCTGTACTACTCTACCGAAGTAGCACCTGGACTCCTGTGTGCCTTTATCCAGTCTCTGTACTTTGTCAATACCTACGGCAGTATCTTCATCATTGTCTGCATTACTGTTGACCGATATATCTGCATAAGGTACCCATTTGAAGGTCGGGCTAACCAGTCCCCCAAGTGGGCAATCCTGGTTTGCTGCTTCATCTGGGCAGTAACTTGGTTTTGCAGCAGCCCGATGTACATGTTTCAAGAGAAAGataaattactttgttttcacAACATGTCAAAACAGGCCTGGAACATTCCCTATATTGTTTCTGTGGAGGTCTTTGGATTTCTGATCCCACTCTCAGTGATAGTTTTCTGCTCTGCCCAAAACATCTGGATTCTTCTGAATCACAAAAACGGTgctaaaaagaaagcagaagacagaagcTCCTTACTAGTAATTATCATCAACCTTGTGGTGTTTTTGGTGTGTTTCACACCTGTCCACCTTGCAATCTGCCTACAGTGCCTGGTGAGACAGCACGTGATAGTGGACTgcaatctgaaacaaaaaatcagcCTCTTCATTCAGGTGTCAATGATGGTTGCCAACCTGAACTGCTGTCTCGATACCATCTTCTATTACTTCGCTATAAGAGAATTTCGTGAGAAAGCACGcctgaaaaaaattattgaaCTGTGTCCTGTCTTTAAGCCTTGTGCCACATGA